The following proteins are encoded in a genomic region of Oncorhynchus kisutch isolate 150728-3 linkage group LG4, Okis_V2, whole genome shotgun sequence:
- the LOC116373947 gene encoding protein ANKUB1-like has protein sequence MTLVSQQCGLPVSSFRLSSPTGLQLYDCNRLHDYAIDLGATLRLDTWDGWAEFLRGCFLGHRLTVQRHLSRERPVMRFQLRVALYIAASLGHLDLAGWLLERGVRVIEPVGVHPYREWCHQTAHPDVTKCPAVASIERGQLTILKLFIASSVLTLACQDPQGRDPLRIALQYGHRECVRHLATKLCSVVVLPGMALPMRTYLQIKGWVRLGQRRAASRHCMGLNTAPFRTRVGDTALVDGFTLPKMSSKPRRSEAKAGIRVMSTASRRLTPINCPSHVSCPLRSLASQDKPLQLSKLHPVATRDEREKKRGCGGKGCEEDESGDQNSNQWRSRVPLPPISRDTNLRPVFASPNSAQILTTSLEAFSLHCDRTPRENAIYCLALARLVQV, from the exons ATGACCCTGGTGTCCCAGCAGTGTGGGCTTCCCGTCAGCTCCTTCAGACTGAGCTCTCCCACCGGCCTGCAACTCTACGACTGCAACCGGCTGCACGACTACGCCATTGACCTGG ggGCTACTCTACGGTTGGACACCTGGGATGGGTGGGCGGAGTTCCTCAGAGGCTGCTTCCTGGGACACAGACTGACCGTCCAacgacacctgtctagggagagacctgtgATGAG GTTCCAGCTCCGGGTGGCACTCTACATCGCTGCTTCTCTGGGCCACCTGGACCTGGCCGGCTGGCTGCTGGAGAGGGGGGTGCGTGTCATTGAGCCGGTGGGGGTTCACCCTTACCGTGAGTGGTGCCACCAGACGGCCCACCCCGACGTCACCAAGTGTCCCGCTGTCGCCTCCATCGAGCGCGGCCAGCTCACCATCCTCAAACTCTTTATCGCCAGCAGCGTTCTGACCCTTGCCTGTCAGGATCCCCAGGGTCGTGACCCCCTGAGGATCGCCCTCCAGTACGGCCACAGAGAGTGTGTGCGTCACCTGGCCACCAAGCTGTGCTCTGTGGTGGTCCTCCCAGGTATGGCCCTGCCCATGCGGACATACCTCCAGATAAAGGGCTGGGTGAGGCTGGGGCAGAGGAGGGCAGCATCCAGGCACTGCATGGGCCTCAACACGGCTCCGTTCAGGACCAGGGTGGGCGACACGGCCCTGGTGGACGGCTTCACCCTCCCCAAGATGTCCTCCAAGCCCAGGAGGAGTGAGGCCAAGGCGGGTATCAGGGTGATGTCCACAGCCTCTCGACGTTTGACCCCCATCAACTGCCCATCTCATGTATCCTGCCCGCTCCGCTCCCTGGCATCCCAGGATAAACCTCTTCAACTATCGAAGCTACACCCTGTGGCCACgagggatgaaagagagaagaagaggggatgTGGAGGGAAGGGATGTGAGGAGGATGAGAGTGGGGATCAGAACAGCAACCAATGGAGGAGCAGAGTCCCGCTCCCACCCATTTCCAGAGACACCAATCTCAGACCTGTGTTTGCCTCGCCAAACTCCGCCCAGATACTCACCACCTCACTGGAGGCCTTTTCTCTCCACTGTGACCGCACACCCAGAGAAAACGCCATATACTGTTTGGCCTTGGCCAGGTTAGTCCAAGTTTAA